The Frondihabitans australicus genome includes a region encoding these proteins:
- a CDS encoding pyridoxal phosphate-dependent decarboxylase family protein, translated as MSNPPANGMHAFSRDTTAIVDEVLEYARRRALYQDVPLDKPLRPRDLQRLAGNSITADGIGARRAAGLFENVLAPSCISTDHPGYLSFIPSAPSKASIAFDVVVSASSVYGGSWMEGAGAVFAENEVLTWLASEFGLPATAGGVFMQGGTIGNLSALVTARTRARRRRAEAGLPNPARWVVVCSAEAHSSIASAADVMDVDVVKAVAGADGRLRGDSVQAALDEHGDAVFAVVATGGTTNFGIVDDIASIAAVTQERDVWLHVDGAYGLAAMLVPSMREVFEGVQHADSLIVDPHKWLFAPFDACALLYRDPAGALAAHTQHAEYLDTLTETPDWNPSDLGIQLTRRARGLPLWFSLATHGTEVYRSAISYGIDLARRIADEIESRDGFSLVRDPQLSVVVFRREGWTLDDYNAWSDRLLEDQVAFVVPSSHAGEPVARFAIISPLTTFEMLTAILDTM; from the coding sequence ATGAGCAACCCTCCGGCCAACGGCATGCACGCGTTCTCCCGAGACACCACCGCGATCGTCGACGAGGTGCTCGAGTACGCGAGGCGGCGGGCCCTGTACCAGGACGTCCCGCTCGACAAGCCACTGCGCCCTCGCGACCTGCAGCGCCTCGCCGGCAACTCGATCACCGCCGACGGCATCGGTGCGAGGCGTGCGGCCGGACTGTTCGAGAACGTCCTCGCGCCCTCGTGCATCTCGACCGACCACCCCGGGTACCTCTCGTTCATCCCGTCGGCGCCGAGCAAGGCGTCGATCGCGTTCGACGTGGTCGTGTCGGCCTCGTCGGTCTACGGCGGCTCGTGGATGGAGGGCGCGGGCGCCGTCTTCGCCGAGAACGAGGTGCTCACCTGGCTCGCCTCCGAGTTCGGGCTGCCGGCGACCGCGGGCGGCGTCTTCATGCAGGGCGGCACCATCGGCAACCTCTCGGCGTTGGTCACGGCTCGCACGCGGGCGCGTCGCCGTCGGGCCGAGGCGGGCCTGCCGAACCCGGCCCGCTGGGTCGTCGTCTGCAGCGCCGAGGCGCACTCGTCGATCGCGTCGGCGGCCGACGTGATGGACGTCGACGTGGTCAAGGCGGTCGCAGGAGCAGACGGACGCCTCCGCGGCGACTCGGTGCAGGCCGCCCTCGACGAGCACGGCGACGCCGTCTTCGCCGTCGTCGCCACCGGCGGCACCACGAACTTCGGCATCGTCGACGACATCGCCTCGATCGCCGCCGTCACGCAGGAGCGCGACGTGTGGCTGCACGTCGACGGCGCCTACGGTCTCGCCGCGATGCTCGTGCCCTCGATGCGCGAGGTCTTCGAGGGCGTCCAGCACGCCGACTCGCTGATCGTCGACCCGCACAAGTGGCTGTTCGCCCCCTTCGACGCGTGCGCGCTGCTCTACCGCGACCCGGCCGGCGCGCTCGCCGCGCACACGCAGCACGCCGAGTACCTCGACACGCTCACCGAGACGCCCGACTGGAACCCGTCGGACCTCGGCATCCAGCTCACCCGGCGCGCTCGCGGCCTCCCCCTCTGGTTCTCGCTCGCCACCCACGGCACCGAGGTGTACCGGTCGGCGATCTCGTACGGCATCGACCTCGCCCGGCGCATCGCCGACGAGATCGAGTCGCGCGACGGGTTCTCGCTCGTGCGCGACCCGCAGCTGTCGGTCGTGGTGTTCCGGCGCGAGGGGTGGACACTCGACGACTACAACGCGTGGTCGGACCGCCTGCTCGAAGACCAGGTCGCGTTCGTCGTGCCGTCGTCGCACGCGGGCGAGCCCGTGGCGCGGTTCGCGATCATCTCGCCGCTCACCACCTTCGAGATGCTGACGGCGATCCTCGACACGATGTAG